The proteins below come from a single Gossypium raimondii isolate GPD5lz chromosome 2, ASM2569854v1, whole genome shotgun sequence genomic window:
- the LOC105788834 gene encoding cyclin-dependent protein kinase inhibitor SMR3, which yields MYSKLKPVPFMGVSTTMELSFLVRPPLEFNEDCGTATNVKQEEEEENSKLVMMGTSESEVVAAANDDQDENDNDGFKTPTSLDHKIPTATILKCPPAPRKPKSLPIISSPAKRKPLRRRILLDLTKEIESLFPPALIADLGNKIKKVRQGSDFK from the coding sequence ATGTACTCAAAATTAAAACCAGTTCCATTCATGGGTGTCTCAACTACCATGGAACTCAGTTTCTTGGTTAGGCCTCCTCTAGAATTCAATGAAGATTGTGGAACTGCAACTAATGttaaacaagaagaagaagaagagaatagcAAGTTGGTGATGATGGGTACATCTGAATCTGAGGTGGTTGCTGCTGCTAATGATGATCAAGATGAAAACGACAACGATGGGTTCAAGACTCCTACTTCATTGGACCATAAAATCCCAACCGCCACCATCCTCAAGTGCCCACCTGCACCAAGGAAACCAAAATCCCTCCCCATTATATCGTCACCAGCAAAACGAAAACCGCTTCGCAGGAGAATCCTACTTGATTTGACGAAAGAGATCGAGTCTTTGTTCCCTCCAGCTCTTATTGCAGATCTAGGGAACAAGATTAAGAAAGTCAGACAGGGAAGTGACTTcaaatga